A single Leptolyngbya ohadii IS1 DNA region contains:
- a CDS encoding orange carotenoid protein N-terminal domain-containing protein: MTYTTSNSASELVQAFQSLDVDQQLALFYFLYKEMGDSVTPAAPAASTVSPEIAEGLFNQVKELSHEEQLQLQRDLILRKNSFIAREYGALSDTTKLLFWYYLAQGMDQGTVIPMPGNYELSEQANQLCEQIKGLDFGQQITLFRDIVAPMGVDPTVAEHSEETGL, from the coding sequence ATGACATATACAACATCGAATTCCGCTAGCGAATTAGTACAAGCCTTTCAAAGCCTGGACGTGGATCAGCAGCTTGCTCTGTTCTATTTTCTCTACAAGGAGATGGGCGATTCTGTAACCCCTGCTGCCCCTGCCGCCAGCACCGTTTCTCCCGAAATTGCAGAAGGATTGTTCAATCAGGTTAAGGAACTCTCTCACGAAGAACAGCTCCAGCTTCAGCGGGATCTCATTTTGCGGAAAAACAGCTTCATTGCACGGGAATACGGCGCACTGAGCGACACCACCAAACTGCTGTTCTGGTATTACCTGGCACAGGGAATGGATCAGGGAACCGTAATTCCGATGCCGGGTAACTATGAGCTTTCCGAACAGGCAAATCAGCTTTGCGAGCAAATTAAAGGATTAGATTTTGGACAGCAAATCACGCTGTTCCGCGATATCGTTGCGCCGATGGGCGTTGATCCAACTGTTGCAGAACACAGCGAAGAAACCGGACTCTAA
- a CDS encoding Mo-dependent nitrogenase C-terminal domain-containing protein: MFNLVQFFSKLNASPVLNPIREWLDSVEIQNPKVAQIICQLIPASCPFARTVKCSDRFVLPVLRGRVLFTIPPLCKLNPFYDQFVGLRFRSLMCLESAASPLNSR; encoded by the coding sequence ATGTTTAACCTCGTACAGTTTTTCTCCAAACTCAATGCTTCTCCAGTCTTAAATCCCATTCGTGAATGGCTCGATTCGGTGGAAATTCAAAACCCGAAGGTTGCACAAATCATCTGTCAGCTAATTCCGGCAAGTTGTCCGTTTGCCAGAACAGTGAAATGCAGCGATCGCTTTGTGTTGCCTGTTTTGCGAGGTCGCGTGTTATTCACAATTCCGCCTCTCTGCAAGCTCAATCCTTTCTATGACCAATTTGTTGGACTGCGTTTTCGATCGCTGATGTGCTTAGAGTCTGCTGCAAGCCCTCTAAATTCGCGCTAG
- a CDS encoding response regulator encodes MAYSVGVPEQTPKILIVDDISDNSFLLQTFLETEGYQVEVADNGLTALEKVEAEPPALILLDMMMPGMNGFEVSRRIRQNKNLPPIPILLITGFDQPFVAEEKDLGINGFIRKPVDFTELITQIRLLLPGANA; translated from the coding sequence TTGGCTTATTCTGTAGGGGTTCCCGAACAGACTCCCAAAATTCTCATCGTAGACGACATCTCCGATAACTCTTTTCTGCTCCAGACATTCCTGGAAACGGAAGGATATCAAGTAGAGGTTGCAGATAATGGGCTAACTGCTCTGGAAAAAGTAGAAGCGGAGCCTCCTGCCCTGATCCTGCTGGATATGATGATGCCGGGCATGAATGGCTTTGAAGTCAGCCGCAGAATTCGCCAGAATAAGAACCTACCTCCCATCCCAATCCTGCTGATTACGGGTTTTGATCAGCCCTTCGTTGCAGAGGAAAAAGACCTGGGAATTAATGGCTTTATTCGTAAGCCTGTGGACTTTACGGAGCTAATTACACAAATTCGACTGCTCCTGCCGGGAGCAAACGCTTAG